In the genome of Dama dama isolate Ldn47 chromosome 33, ASM3311817v1, whole genome shotgun sequence, the window CTCTTGCAAATAAACtatataaagataaaatacaCTTCAAAGGtatgtgggttgtttttttgtttgttttacaataTTCTATAAAGTGCAGAGAAATCCTAAGGGAAAAACTACTCCCTATAACATAGTTTAATTACAGCAGCTTTTGCATAGCAATACTTAGCGGAAGTTGGACACTTCCGTTTCCTCAGGAAGAGAAGGATAGAAGAGGATCTTctgattcagatttttttttggccataaatCTGCTTTCTTCAGGAATTGTTGCTGACGCCAAATCTCCATTAAGTGTATTTCTTGAACAGTGAACAGGTCCTATTAAGAAATtgattaaaaagttaaacatccTACCAGTATAATTCCTATCCTCTGTGAAAGAACATTTTCTATTCAGGGACATAAAATCCCTGTAGCTTCCTGCTAAGCTTTTGATGGTTTGCTTAAAAGAGTAAAAATCTAACTTTTATAATACTGGCAGTTGTAAGGAGAAACCGAAAAATTCATAAGAAGTTATGAAACTATCTCAAGTAGTAGAGATACTCGTTTTGTTCATTGCTAGAACCAAGGTTCACACATAATGGAGTAATCAATAAGGATTTGCTGAATTTGAATTTAGTCCTAATTAACTATTGCTTTTTCAGCCTTATCGTTTTAATGCTGCTGGCATCCTCCTGATTTTCTAGGTGAAGAAACCAAGTTCTGAAAAGACCACAGGCctaacccaagatcacacagttggTAACAACAGAAGGAGGACTAACTCAGGTCTTGGTCTTTTCATCACAAGGCTTTGTTTTCCTTAACAGTTTGCTTTcattggcgtatagttgatttatcatgttttgttagtttcaggtatacagcaaagcatCACAAGACTTTCTGAGCAAGGCTGACTAGGTACCTCACACTGAAAGTTCTCACAGCTCCATCTGGGATACAGCTCACAAAGCTAGTACTGCAGCTGCAAGCGAGCACATGAAACACACTGGCATGGCCTGTTCATCTTCACatgaacatatttttaatttaacataaaatttataaattttttaaaatctcattaatAAGAAGTAGCTGCATCTCTCAAAGGAAAGTATGTGGTGACATAAAGACTTTCAACTAAGACTGTCAATCTGCCCAGTACACTTTCTaaaaagtgcaagtcgctcagtcgcgtccaactctttgcaaccccacagactatgcagtccatggaattctccaggtcatagtagagtgggcagccgttcccttctctaggggaatcttcccaacctggggattgaacccaggtctcccacattgcgggcagattctttacagctgagccacaagggaagcccaagaatcctggagtgggtagcctatctcctctccaggggaccttctggacccaggaatcgaatctgggtctcctgcattgcaggcagattctctaccaactgagatcagggaagcccacactttCTAAGAAACATAACTAACACATGCTTTGTATTAGTCTCTGCTTTGTCAGCTAACTGGGACACTAAATTTTAgggtaaaaagaaggaaatctaagGCTAAAATTGACCTATCCTATACTTGCcaactttaaaaagttttaaagagttgaaatatatgtatgtatataaagatTAATGCATGTGCATATAAATATTAATGCAGGTATGTGTGTGGGTTTGCAAACACGGGTGTATAACTAATTTTGTTACACTCCTTAACAGCTAAATTGTTAAATGGAATAAGCCATTTACACCTAGATCTTATGAAAACAGTTTTCAACAATTCAGAACTAGAGGTTCTAAAAGAAAAGACAGCTAAGAAAAATGGCtggcttaaaaaattaatttagctATCACAAGtgaaaatgacattaaaaaaaaaagtacaaggcAGTACAAAACTGTTTCATAAGCTCTAGATGAAAAGGGTCATGtatttttaaaggcagaaagagTAAGGTAAATCGCAATGTATATAACTTGCCTCAGGTGACATTTTTTCCCCATACTTAACCTCTTTAACcatctccttctttctcttatcACTTCAAAGATGTATTAAACTGGTCTAGGTAAGGTTCTTTCTCCCATACCCTTCCCCTACTCAATCcgtttccttctttcatttattcacttgttGCCCCAACTTAAATTCAAAATGATAATGAGTACATAGTAGTGTTCTACATCAATAAATAGATTAATTCTGTAAGAAAAATGGGCATTAAGGAAAAAAGATGCCAACAACTTCTTGAGATCTCAGAGTGAGCAGCAGTTCCTTTTAGAATCTCAACCATCTTCATCAACTTCACTTTTCCCTCTAATTAAACCTGTTTAATGTTCTGATTAAGTCAAACAACTCTATGTTAATGAATGTTTTCAATATAATCAAAAATACTAGAAATCCAACACCATTGTTTCATCTCATTTCAGCCACACTATAAATTAGCTGGGCTCCTCTATGCAGTCTAAAGAATCTAACTACCATTCACCATTTCATTTCCATAAGGGAAATAAAATCTTGTTCCAAGCAGCTGACTTACAAATAAACCCTTGGAACACAACCTGTTCCTTAATTGAGAATAGTATGTAATTTCTTCCCCATATGTTTCATGGAAAAATAGTAAAGACTTTGGAAAGCAAAAGTCTATTAATGGAGTTGTAATAATTATACCATATTTGCATTCACTGGAAATCATGGTCACTACTGTCTAAGTACATATTCTGACAGACTTTCAAAGCTTCTCCTCTgaagaaaaagataattaaatttaACATAAATCACAAAATCTTTCCTATTCAATCACAGTATACTGTCTCTTTAATAATAAGCAAGAAAAAAGCACAGGAATATATGTTAGTATAattcaccatcaccaccagaaAAAGATTGTTTACCTTGGccatttcaaattatttaagtAACAatgctgatttatttttctctgaacttagaacttgactttatttttccctaGAATCCAACTCACAATTTATGCTTCcttctaaaatgttttttaaatgcaaatatagtGGGAATATAAGATTACTAAGAAATTACTAAAATGCAATGGGAGTAAAAGTGTTGATATTACATATGTAAATCTAAGAATACGGCACTTACAAAGAGATATTTAGTACTTCTTAGTACTGACCCTATTCACTGCCAGTATTCTTCATTTCAACAATTACAGAGCCCCACACCTATTTTGCTGAACAGGCCAAAGGGAAAGTCATACCCTTTCTAACTTACTATCTGGGTCTTCAAGAGGAACATCATTACAAGAGTCTGTATCTGAGTAGGTTCTTCGGCGTCGCTGGGAGAGTCGGTGAAGTGAAGACACTGGTTCTTTTATAGAGTGGCTACTCctgtaaattaaataaaaagatttaagGACTTCCAACAAATGAAAACATCCTCAACTTAACTGCAGTTTTCAATGACTTCTCTTTAAATGAAAGAGGAACTGTTTTTATACTCAAAAGTTCAATTTCAGCAACATTCTACTCCTTCAGAGGTCAGACCATAAACAAGTCAAATCATTTAGAATCTAGCTGTTAAGCTGGGGAATACAGCCTCTGAGCcaaactgaaaggaaaagaggTACAATGAAGTGACTTCTTTTACAGAGGACGGTCCAGCTAGAGAGTAACATGTCTTATGGTTAACAAGTATTTGAAAACTAAAAGTTACAGACTTCACAAGTGTATGTATCTGGTGTCACCCATATCCAATCTAAAACAGGAGAGCAAAGGGGATGGGCCAGCAGTATGGGAGTGTGCTAGGAGCCAACTCACTCACAGTAGTAAGAGTGGATAAATACAGCAAGTGAAGCCTAGAAAAACTAGTTTTCACAAATCAATTTGGAAAAccagaaaactagaaaaatcaaactaaaaaatTCAACATAGAAGCAAATCATCACCACTCAATAGCACTATCACTGGATGACAGCCCAACATTACTGTTCGTAATGACAAACTTGATtcaccaagaaaaaataaagtttaaagacTCATTTTAATAAGGCAAAATGGATAAGATACAGGTCAAAAAAatcaatcataaaaataaaaatttgaaaaaaataaaactttgttaaAGGAatcaagcttttatttttctggaaaattcaGTTGGTGAAATACTTCATTCCCTGATAGAATTAGATACAACACTGGACTCCTATGAGCACATAATAGTTCAATCAATTACATAATCATGAGGGGGGGGAAAAAATAGTGACAAAATAATAAGGGGTCtcagcatttattctttttttggtagCACTCAACAGACATTTACTGAAAGATTCATTAAATTCTACAGTACTTTACAAATTTCTAAAGTTTCACatacatgatttcatataatcctATAATAACTGCTTTTTGCCTCTACCCCATATTAATGTAGAGACATAAATGCCAATGTCACTATAATTTCAtcacttttcaaagaaccaataaGACAACCATAGCAACTCAAAAGAATATTATCTAAGATAAATAGCATGGGATATACTGGCAAGATCAAAaaggtaaattttttaaatgtgctgatatgaatatatactttaaaatatcaattcctttttctctcttttgagtAACAGCCTTAGCTCCAAATAAAACAGCCCAGAACAAATATATATGATTCTATAATAAACTATAGTAAAATAAGCCTAAGCTTGGAGCCTTAATACATTGAAAATGGACTTCTATTTACCATCACTTGTTATAATTTACAGCTTAAAAAATGATAGCTGGCAAATTGCTTACCTTACTGGCTATTTTATTCACTCATTATTTCTCTTTACTATCTAGTGGGGCCAGGCTCTATACTAAGCAGTCAGAGAAACAATGATAAGCAAAGCAGAACAAGTCTCTGCCCATACAGACTTTACATTCTACTttatgaaagacaaaaaaatttcCCTAGGTAGGTAGAATTTTGAGAGAATTTGGTCAAAAGAAAAGGTTTTTTTACCTCTCTGTACTGCAAGAACCAGGATGGCTAATAGAACGCTTCATCtagaagttttaaaagaaaataaacttaattaTAGGTCAAGTAGAATAAGACAGCTCTAATATATTATTATGGTGATGATAATTAACATAAATTTACTCAAAGAAAAGATAGCTGCCCcccaaaatttgtttttttacagaCTCAAGTAACATTAGCAAAATATAAAGCTTTCTCCCTAGTAACTAATAACTGAACTCTTTCTCAAAGCATACAAAAACATGCTCAATTATTTTCTCAATATTAAaaaccaaattttattttatatatgtatctaggtggcatcagtggtaaagaacccgcctgccaatgcagcagacataatagacatgggttcaatccctggatcaggaagattccctggaggagggtacggcaacccacttcagtattcttgcctggagaatcccatggacagaggagcctggctggctatggtccatagggctgcaaagagtcagacacaactgaagcaacttagcatgcatgcacacacacacacatatatatatataagtatatataaacaatatatcTAACTAGCCCCCTCAAAAAAATATCACACTATTTGTGATGAAAAGAAGTATTTAcaaagtcagaaaagaaaacagtctaataaatgtctctctctgtctctttttttaaaaggcagagctTCTCCTTGCCATTCATTATTCAGGTAGCTATTACACAGATGTTCGAGAGTGTGGGTGGTTTTCATGGAAAACAGCATTAATAATTCAAGTCTTTTAAGAAATCAGAAGAGAAACCCTAAGCCTCAACTAGGTTTCTAAAATcatatacttaaaatataaataaataaaatctgattcATCAGAAAGttaatatgaaaaatacaaaacataattTAGAAAATCTAACTACTCCACCAAAAAGACAGAGGCAGCTAAGTAGATTATTTCAATGCTTAGCGAGGTAGCAAAAAAGcaaagtttttatttaaactaAGGATGGTTGCTTTAAATACAGAAGCTCAAAAGTCTTATAAGTAAGTTCAAGTCTAACAGCTGTGTTACGTAAAGGCCTTCTACAGTTGCTCTGAGTAATCCCTGTTGACATGAAAATTAAGACCCATCCAATTTGTAGTCCAGGATACttaatatgattaaaataaaGATGCACCTGGACATTAACAGCTCCTTTAAAGGAAATCACTTCCTTTAGGATTACACACCCAGCAATACTCCCACTACAAATATCACTCAATTTATGGATCAAAATGACAAGTGTTTAAACTTCCATGATGATGAGATATAAATGAATACAAGTTAATTTAAAGAGAGACATGAGATTATCCTAAGCAGTTATAAAGATCAAgttaattttggagttctcaaaTCTTTCAGCTTTTTCATTTActcatgtcattaaaaaaaaatagaaaaaaaaattccccttgAAGACTATCTGACCTTACTTTCTATTCTATGTCTCCAGAACTATTTACCATAAGCCACAATTTTTGCTTTAAGAATGAAGTAAAATGGCACAGTGAGGAAAAATAAGTGGCCTCTAACCAATATTTCCTAGATTAACTTATTGGATTTTTTGTATGTTTCCACTGATAAAAGACTTTAGTTTAAAAGAGACAGTTATTATGGTTTACATAAAATACACATATGACCTCTCTGGACTATAGAACATTTATAACAGAAAGCATTTTCCTCAGAAGTTCGATGCAGTAATTAGGTAGGTCTGAggtgttttctttatatttgactCTATAAAACAAAAtaccttattaaaaaataattgacacCTTAAAAAAAAGTACTGTGTACTGTGTACCCCTTGTATATCAAGCTCAGGAACACACTACATCCATCCCAAAAGATTAGGGTTTTCTGTTCAATTATAATGTCATTTAGCAGTTCACAGTAtacctaaaattgctctaaaaagcAACACTGTCAAACTGCATTCTATCAAATGCCACAATCCTGTGAgttgttatttaaaaatacacagaagggTTCAACCACCAAACAAATTTCAGAAACACACCACCTCTCCTCAGAGATTCACATGCACTTCAGCATAAAAGAGGTTCTGAGAAGTCCTATGACAGAGAAACCCAATTTGTTTAACTTAACCTAACACTCCCAGACCAATCTGGCCATAAAACTCACTTTCATGGTATACTTATCTCGGAGGATGCTGTTAGTCCACCATAAACTAATTAGAAAACTATGAtttcagtggggcttcccaggcggcactcctggtaaagaaccagcctgctatgaggagactgagagacgtgggttcaatccctgggttgggagaatcccctggagaagggcacggcaccCATACTACTACTCCCGTAGTCTtgactggagaagcccatggacacagaagcctggtgggctacagtctacagggttgcaaagtcagaagcgagtgaagcaacttagtatgcacccAAAATCTAAACAAATGTAAGTAATAATTGTTACTAATTCTCATACGACTAAATTTGCTGTGGTGAGTAAGAAAATCTTGGAATTAAGTTGTACCTTATTATTTCTGCCAACAATTAAGCCTTCAGGTAACTGATAAATAAAAGCCAGGGCTCATGAAAATAGTTTGATTTGAAAAAATGTAAGGTTTCATCAAAACTTATCTCATCTCCAAGTTCCCCCACAGCATGCTTGAGTAAGTTTATTACATTGAAAAGCTCAATGAAGCCACCACCCTTGGCAAAAAGAGTCCTTGCTGTCCAGAGTAAGAAGCTAATGTTTAACCTAACATTTAAACAAGTTAGATCCTGATGTAAAAATAACAtgtattttagagatgagaaaaataaagtccaGAGAGATTAAATACCTTGCCTCTTTGGAAGGTTCAAATCCAAATGCCGACTACAAAATACTGTCTCCCCTGTAACATGGTGTTTCAAACTCTTACAACTCCTTTAAAGAGCTGCTTAATTTTAACCCCTTGTGAGTAAGTCATCACCCTCTTGCGGTGCTTTTACCAAATAGAAGCATGCTCCCCAATCTTTAATGTCACAGCTCCCCAGAGTTCTATATTTTCCTGGTATGCTGGGGTAAATGGCATAGCCCTTCCAAGGAGAGGGGGTCAGGACCCTGGCACACACTGAGCCCGTCAACTGAGAGGCTCCCATACAAAAGCTGAGTACAGTCAAAAGAAATTCACCCTGTTGACTCTTTCCCTCCCACTGCCAGTTTCCAGccctaaaaataaacacaaaaacaaagCTACATGCAATATCATTGGAAGAAAAACCCCAAGTCCCAACCATTTGAACAGGGGAAGGCGACACAGGAGAAACTAAGGGATCCGGATGGGATAGCTGAAACATCTCGGGTTTAAACTTGGCATTTGCTATCTTCACACATTCCTCAAGCGTCGTGATGAATGTATTACACGTGGCACTAAGGAGAGAAGAGGCTTCATtcatgttctgaaaaataatatgcaaagagttgaacagactCATACACAATTATGTGGATTCATATACCATCTTATAATCAAGTAATAAACATTACCTTCAATGGGCACCTTATTAGATTATGttcaaatgtatttaaaatatattaccttAGCAAActaaatcaatgaatgaataaaaattatctgTCTCTCAGGCAAACAATATATGAAATTAGACTCCATGAAAAAATAACTCTTACACTTAAACCAAGCATCATATTGAAAAACTGTGTAcaaaaatttatcttaaaaaaaacctAACCTAGACTATAAGCCTCTAAGTGTCAGAATTCCAAAGGTGATCACAGTAGTGGAATACCATGATGATGACTTAAGAGGCAGGCAGGATTCACGCCTACCCCATGCATGTTATCATACCATTTCTCCCTTGGTAGAATACAAACTCCAAGGTTTTTTTTAAGACAGCAGAGTGTCCTGCCCCTGGGTGATGAATATAGACTGGTATAAGTCAGTCACATTGATTCCATGATCCTTTGTCAAATACTCATTTTTCCTACTTTCCACTGACTCAGACTAAAAAGATAATGAGAAGTCTGCTGGGGTTCTGGAATTTTCATTCTCTGATAAAAGCCAAGGATAGCAAATTGAGACTCTCTCTACCATGGCCACCCCACTGCCTCCTGCTTCTGTGCGACCTTGCAGTAGCATAGAAGGCTCAGCATGAGGAGAAAAAACCAACACAGCAAGAATGGCAGAGTGGAAGGCAGGCACAAGACTGGGTCCCTGACACTGTCCCTGAGCCACTGGAGCAGATGCAAGGGCACCTGCCTCTGAGAGCCTGCAATGAAGCAGCAAGTGCCTTCAAGTTTCACATACCTGCATTCAGAGACAACTGCCATGATCCTTCCCCAGGAGGAGAAGGCCACAGTAGAAGCAGGAAGGTTTCGTGTCCCACTTCTCCCAAGTCAGGCAAAAGGGAACTGGGAACCATGCTGGCCTTTCACCCAGAGAGCAGGAAGGCTCACTGTCCTACTTTATCAGAAAGAATGAGCCTATTTCACAGCCAGGTCTCATAAATCTGAATTTTGATTCTTACTTCACTGCTCTAAGAGGATTTTTTTTCACGTTCTTTTATAAAGCCAAATTATTAACCCTCAATAGCTAAGCTAGAACcttattagaaaagaaagaacacagcAGCTGTCCAGTGAACTCATGCAGTCAGTTAGGGAACAGAGGCTGTGACGCTTCTTCCCCACCCCAACTATCAAAGTATCAACTGGCTATAAAGACAGGCCTtgattccttggagaaatgtgcTGCCTGCTGCTTTACTCTGGTTATACAGGCCAAATCTAAAAGATCATACCCGTTTCCAGACAGTCTACAGTACAAGAGGTCTGACGCTGAGAATAACTTGTCTTGAAAACGCTGCTTGGTCACCTTATGTGAAGGTGCTCACCCACCACGTGTGCAGGAACGCATAACCAGACATGAAAGGATCATCTTGGATATACCTCTATGCTGAGCGATGAATGACTCTCATCATGGTGAACAAATTCCTGGATCGTATGAACTTGCTTCATTAGGAGGTCACAGTAGAGGCGAAGTTCAGACATTTTGGTTTTCAGAGACTCACTGGTTTCACTTATTTCTGAAAGGAACACATGCAAACATTCAAACAGACCATTTTCATATTTTAGGGGCTAAGCAACAAAACGGAATCGTTAAAAAGTAAGGCAATAGATTAAGCACCTATAGCCTAGGAGGTATGAGATCTTGAAAACAGAATGTAAAGTTTTTCCCTGAGGAAACATCATCTTTTTAGATAACTAGAAAAAGCTGGCAGTCATATATCTGACATGAAGTTTAGGTAGATTAATTTCCAGAGATGGGTTGATGACAATGAATGCCTTATACAGGATATTTCCATTCCACTATTCATCTTTCATTTAATAAgtgcttgtatttctttttctgtaaattggCTTTTCTTGTCCTTTACGGTCCTTTTTCCagttctgatttttgtttttctcttaataatatataaattgaAAATTTGTAAAAGTTCTTATGCATTAAACATAGCAATCTTTCATCCATTCAAAATACTACAGATATTTTTCAAGATCTGTcagctttctttcacttttctttattgtATTTCAGTATATAGAAGTTTTTAACTTTTATGTTGTTAAACTGCTCTatataagcatttatttttttattcctttcacagctttattttcatataatattgTTTTAAGAATCTGTTTTAATTAAGAacctacttttctttctttcttacctcCAGACACACTAAACATCAGCCATGATCTTAGCCCCTCAATTACCAATACCTTCTAAACAGATGCATGAGcagcagagaaaggagaaggggcaCACACGGTAGATCCTGGTGCTTCTCCATACTCCTGGAGCCAGGGCCACTGCTTTGTGGCGCTAGTCACAAAGGCCCTGTAGCCAGAGTGGACCAAAGCAGCTCAGATCTATCTGCCCATTTAACCTAAGTTAATTTCTACCCAAGTTTAAggccattctttcttttttattgtagtcatattatatatacacacacatatatatgacaaaatttactgttttaaccatttttaaatatacaattcGATGGCATTAAGACCATGCACATTATTATACAACCATTactaccatccatctccagaactttttcgtTTTCCCCAACTGAAACTCAACACACATTAAACCCTAACTCCCCTTTTCCCCCTCCCTTAATCTCGAGAAATCACCATTCTTCCTGTCTCTATGAAACAAAGGCACAGATGtggaattatataatatgtttccttttgtgactggcttatttcattcagcatatATTCAAAACTCATCAATGTAGGATTTATCAGAATCTCCTTCCTTTACAAGGCTGAATAAAATTCCACCGTATGTACATATCATACGATGCTTACCCATTCACCCAACTATaaacatttgggctgtttctatCTTTTGGCTATTTTGACTACTCATTCTCTCTTATCCTACCCTTAGCCATATTTTATCCATGATGTTCTTCCATATATTTGAAAAGTGTTTAAATTCAACCCTTAGCcttcattttttaatatccatATTTAGTTGCTTTCACCAATTTAAATAACTTCTACTGTTTTTAATTATAGATGTAATACATACtctgaaaatctttgaaaataaaaaaatatataataaaaaaatatagaaaaaaaccCTGCAATCTCACAACCAAGATATAAATACTGTTATTATTTTCACATTATATTTGCACATAACTGGGCTAACACCATAAATTATTTGcttggctttttgtttttctttttggccttgcTGTGAGGCTcgggggatcttagtttccagaccaggggttgaacttggggccacagcagtgaaagcaccaagtcctagcAACTGGACTGCAGTTGAATTCCCGCGCTTTGCTTTTGAATTGGTAAAGTCAAAAGGTACAGTCAAGGGCATAAGGGAAAACTGAGTATTTTTCCACAAATTCCCTTTGCAAAGGTAAGAACTTGACCAATACTTACATATTTTTCCTGAGCTGGCCAAGGAATGGCTACGTAATTTTGAATATtgctctttttaattaattatcatATGACTTTGGGCATTTCCTCACATCATCACAATTCCTCCTAAACATTTTACTGGCTACATAATATATCAGCCTACAAAAGCACTATATAGTTTACTGAACCTTTCCCCTAAATGTAAACCTTGGCAATATTTAGAGATTTTTTCATTataatgaacatttatgtacacAGATCAACATTTCTGATTATTTCCCTGGAATAATTTACTATAAGTGAACATAACAATTCACATTTatgtttaagaaaa includes:
- the PLEKHA3 gene encoding pleckstrin homology domain-containing family A member 3; the encoded protein is MEGVLYKWTNYLTGWQPRWFVLDNGILSYYDSQDDVCKGSKGSIKMAVCEIKVHSADNTRMELIIPGEQHFYMKAVNAAERQRWLVALGSSKACLTDTRTKKEKEISETSESLKTKMSELRLYCDLLMKQVHTIQEFVHHDESHSSLSIENMNEASSLLSATCNTFITTLEECVKIANAKFKPEMFQLSHPDPLVSPVSPSPVQMMKRSISHPGSCSTERSSHSIKEPVSSLHRLSQRRRRTYSDTDSCNDVPLEDPDRPVHCSRNTLNGDLASATIPEESRFMAKKKSESEDPLLSFSS